The following proteins come from a genomic window of Lycium ferocissimum isolate CSIRO_LF1 chromosome 4, AGI_CSIRO_Lferr_CH_V1, whole genome shotgun sequence:
- the LOC132052782 gene encoding auxin response factor 18-like → MDEVEENCLDSQLWHACAGNMVHIPPVNSKVFYFPQGHAEHTCTDVDFTSLPRIPAMILCRVDAVKFLADPETDEIYAKIRLIPVENKEHDFEDDTVLGSSVVETTEKPTSFAKTLTQSDANNGGGFSVPRYCAETIFPSLDLKADPPVQTVMAKDVHGEIWKFRHIYRGTPRRHLLTSGWSTFVNQKKLVAGDSVVFLRAENGDLCVGIRRIKRGGIGGTEIQSGWNSAAGNYGGSYAFLKEEENNMMRSRSNGNLNSLGGRFRDKGKVSPESVVKASYLAASGQPFEIVYYPRASTPEFCVRASSVNAAMSVQWCLGMRFKMAFETEDSSRVSWFMGSISSVQVADPVRWPYSPWRLLQVTWDEPELLQNVKQVNPWLVELVSNMPVIHPSHFSPPRKKLCLSQEFALDRQFLLPSFLGNPLRSSSPFCYLSDNITAGIQGARHAQFGVPLLDLHLSKKLQLGVLPPVSQPVDADSEISNGISEVEKESNENISCLLTMGISSQMLEKADNVKTPCFSLFGQPILTEQQMSSGRSTNAPPQEAKFETERISLGWKGLPESLSSATFLWNQGYHAAELGASTGHCKVFLDSEDVGRTLDLSVVGSYEELYKRLGDMFEMERLDMMTRVLYLDATGASRQIGDEPFSDFMKTAKRLTILKNPAISAVRKWLTDLPVLNVV, encoded by the exons ATGGATGAGGTGGAAGAGAATTGTTTGGACTCTCAGCTTTGGCATGCTTGTGCAGGAAATATGGTGCATATTCCTCCAGTGAACTCCAAAGTCTTTTACTTCCCACAAGGTCATGCTGAGCATACGTGTACAGATGTCGATTTCACTTCACTCCCGAGAATTCCTGCTATGATCCTATGTAGAGTTGATGCTGTAAAGTTCTTAGCTGACCCTGAAACTGATGAGATTTATGCCAAGATTAGGCTTATTCCAGTCGAAAACAAGGAGCATGACTTTGAAGATGACACTGTTTTAGGAAGTAGTGTGGTTGAAACAACAGAGAAGCCTACTTCATTTGCTAAGACATTGACTCAATCGGATGCGAATAACGGGGGTGGTTTTTCAGTTCCCAGGTACTGTGCAGAGACAATTTTCCCCAGTTTGGATTTGAAAGCTGATCCACCTGTCCAGACTGTGATGGCTAAGGATGTTCATGGTGAAATTTGGAAGTTTAGGCACATTTATAGGGGCACGCCAAGGAGGCATTTGTTGACGAGTGGTTGGAGTACATTTGTGAATCAGAAGAAGCTGGTTGCGGGGGACTCCGTTGTGTTTCTGAGGGCTGAAAATGGTGACCTTTGTGTTGGAATTCGCAGGATAAAGCGAGGTggtattggtgggacggaaaTCCAATCTGGGTGGAACTCTGCAGCTGGTAATTATGGTGGATCTTATGCATTTTTGAAGGAAGAAGAGAACAATATGATGAGAAGTCGTAGTAATGGAAATCTGAATTCTCTTGGTGGGAGATTTAGAGATAAGGGAAAAGTGAGCCCTGAATCAGTTGTTAAGGCCTCATATCTCGCTGCTAGTGGCCAGCCTTTTGAAATTGTTTACTACCCTCGTGCAAGCACTCCAGAATTTTGTGTTCGGGCGTCTTCTGTGAATGCTGCAATGAGTGTTCAATGGTGCTTAGGGATGAGGTTCAAAATGGCTTTTGAAACCGAGGATTCTTCTCGGGTCAGCTGGTTCATGGGAAGTATATCTTCGGTTCAGGTTGCTGACCCCGTCCGCTGGCCTTATTCACCATGGCGGCTTCTTCAG GTAACATGGGATGAACCAGAATTGCTGCAGAATGTAAAGCAAGTCAACCCATGGCTTGTTGAATTGGTTTCTAATATGCCCGTCATTCACCCGTCACACTTCTCACCACCAAGGAAAAAGTTGTGTTTGTCACAAGAATTTGCACTTGACCGCCAATTTCTATTACCTTCATTTTTGGGCAACCCCCTCAGGTCGAGCAGTCCTTTTTGTTATCTATCTGACAACATCACTGCAGGCATACAGGGAGCCAGGCATGCTCAATTTGGAGTACCTTTATTGGATCTCCACCTTAGCAAAAAGTTACAGTTGGGAGTTCTACCACCCGTTTCCCAACCAGTTGATGCTGATTCCGAAATTTCTAATGGCATCAGTGAAGTCGAAAAAGAGAGCAACGAAAATATATCTTGCTTGCTTACCATGGGTATCTCTAGTCAGATGTTGGAGAAAGCTGATAATGTGAAGACACCTTGTTTTTCACTCTTTGGCCAACCAATTCTCACTGAGCAGCAAATGTCAAGTGGCCGCTCAACTAATGCTCCTCCACAAGAAGCAAAATTCGAAACTGAAAGAATTTCTCTGGGCTGGAAAGGCCTTCCAGAAAGTCTATCAAGCGCTACGTTTCTCTGGAATCAAGGTTATCACGCAGCTGAACTTGGCGCCAGTACTGGTCACTGCAAAGTATTCCTAGATTCAGAGGACGTAGGGCGTACTCTTGATCTCTCAGTTGTAGGATCATATGAAGAGCTGTATAAAAGACTTGGAGACATGTTTGAGATGGAAAGATTAGATATGATGACCCGTGTGCTCTATCTAGATGCAACAGGGGCATCTAGGCAAATTGGAGATGAACCATTCAG TGACTTCATGAAGACTGCAAAAAGACTGACGATTCTGAAGAACCCTGCCATCAGTGCTGTCAG GAAATGGCTCACTGATCTGCCAGTGCTCAACGTTGTCTAA
- the LOC132052780 gene encoding GATA transcription factor 11-like isoform X3, with protein sequence MQKGPFLPNSGSNFLTINMVEQNCWDEIPMGPIVDEDFESILNGLDFPMESLEEDGLGEDWDTSLYQLFGPIPSDSLMTLPSVSHGDIANGCGNIAKGRLDAVPNSNNTNEFREAQGNVIFQTQSTSFKVGAKGRRSKRARSSTLNPWLLMAPMSSTSFAAKKNSDAKKGKEKKRRKLSGAVESSLFKKCTHCEITETPQWREGPLGPKTLCNACGVRYRSGRLLPEYRPAASPTFVPSLHSNSHRKVIEMRKKAVEESPQCDSHKFAPLSSYLF encoded by the exons ATGCAAAAAGGTCCCTTTTTACCCAATTCAGGTTCCAACTTTTTAACG ATTAATATGGTTGAACAAAATTGTTGGGATGAGATTCCAATGGGGCCTATTGTTGATGAAGACTTTGAGAGCATACTCAATGGTTTGGACTTTCCTATGGAAAGTTTAGAAGAAGACGGCCTCGGTGAAGATTGGGATACTAGTTTGTACCAGTTATTCGGCCCAATCCCTTCGGATTCTCTTATGACTTTACCTTCGGTGTCCCATGGCGATATTGCAAATGGCTGTGGTAATATTGCCAAGGGTCGTTTGGACGCAGTGCCTAATTCTAATAATACT AACGAATTTCGTGAGGCCCAAGGGAATGTTATATTCCAGACACAGAGTACATCCTTCAAAGTTGGCGCTAAAGGCCGTCGCTCTAAGCGTGCACGATCGTCAACTTTGAATCCATGGCTTTTAATGGCTCCCATGTCTAGTACATCTTTTGCAGCCAAGAAGAATTCTGATGccaaaaagggaaaggaaaagaagaggagaaaactATCAGGTGCTGTGGAGTCTAGTTTATTTAAAAAGTGCACACATTGTGAAATAACAGAGACACCACAATGGAGGGAGGGACCATTGGGTCCAAAGACCCTATGCAATGCCTGTGGAGTTCGTTATCGTTCTGGCCGGCTACTCCCAGAGTATCGGCCTGCTGCGAGTCCCACATTTGTTCCATCTTTGCACTCAAACTCTCACAGGAAAGTCATAGAAATGAGGAAAAAAGCAGTTGAGGAGTCTCCCCAATGTGACAGCCACAAGTTTGCTCCTCTGAGTAGTTATTTGTtttga
- the LOC132052780 gene encoding GATA transcription factor 11-like isoform X2 has translation MQKGPFLPNSGSNFLTKINMVEQNCWDEIPMGPIVDEDFESILNGLDFPMESLEEDGLGEDWDTSLYQLFGPIPSDSLMTLPSVSHGDIANGCGNIAKGRLDAVPNSNNTNEFREAQGNVIFQTQSTSFKVGAKGRRSKRARSSTLNPWLLMAPMSSTSFAAKKNSDAKKGKEKKRRKLSGAVESSLFKKCTHCEITETPQWREGPLGPKTLCNACGVRYRSGRLLPEYRPAASPTFVPSLHSNSHRKVIEMRKKAVEESPQCDSHKFAPLSSYLF, from the exons ATGCAAAAAGGTCCCTTTTTACCCAATTCAGGTTCCAACTTTTTAACG AAGATTAATATGGTTGAACAAAATTGTTGGGATGAGATTCCAATGGGGCCTATTGTTGATGAAGACTTTGAGAGCATACTCAATGGTTTGGACTTTCCTATGGAAAGTTTAGAAGAAGACGGCCTCGGTGAAGATTGGGATACTAGTTTGTACCAGTTATTCGGCCCAATCCCTTCGGATTCTCTTATGACTTTACCTTCGGTGTCCCATGGCGATATTGCAAATGGCTGTGGTAATATTGCCAAGGGTCGTTTGGACGCAGTGCCTAATTCTAATAATACT AACGAATTTCGTGAGGCCCAAGGGAATGTTATATTCCAGACACAGAGTACATCCTTCAAAGTTGGCGCTAAAGGCCGTCGCTCTAAGCGTGCACGATCGTCAACTTTGAATCCATGGCTTTTAATGGCTCCCATGTCTAGTACATCTTTTGCAGCCAAGAAGAATTCTGATGccaaaaagggaaaggaaaagaagaggagaaaactATCAGGTGCTGTGGAGTCTAGTTTATTTAAAAAGTGCACACATTGTGAAATAACAGAGACACCACAATGGAGGGAGGGACCATTGGGTCCAAAGACCCTATGCAATGCCTGTGGAGTTCGTTATCGTTCTGGCCGGCTACTCCCAGAGTATCGGCCTGCTGCGAGTCCCACATTTGTTCCATCTTTGCACTCAAACTCTCACAGGAAAGTCATAGAAATGAGGAAAAAAGCAGTTGAGGAGTCTCCCCAATGTGACAGCCACAAGTTTGCTCCTCTGAGTAGTTATTTGTtttga
- the LOC132052780 gene encoding GATA transcription factor 11-like isoform X1, translating to MLKGLSRIFWTCKKVPFYPIQKINMVEQNCWDEIPMGPIVDEDFESILNGLDFPMESLEEDGLGEDWDTSLYQLFGPIPSDSLMTLPSVSHGDIANGCGNIAKGRLDAVPNSNNTNEFREAQGNVIFQTQSTSFKVGAKGRRSKRARSSTLNPWLLMAPMSSTSFAAKKNSDAKKGKEKKRRKLSGAVESSLFKKCTHCEITETPQWREGPLGPKTLCNACGVRYRSGRLLPEYRPAASPTFVPSLHSNSHRKVIEMRKKAVEESPQCDSHKFAPLSSYLF from the exons ATGCTCAAGGGTTTAAGCAGAATTTTTTGGACATGCAAAAAGGTCCCTTTTTACCCAATTCAG AAGATTAATATGGTTGAACAAAATTGTTGGGATGAGATTCCAATGGGGCCTATTGTTGATGAAGACTTTGAGAGCATACTCAATGGTTTGGACTTTCCTATGGAAAGTTTAGAAGAAGACGGCCTCGGTGAAGATTGGGATACTAGTTTGTACCAGTTATTCGGCCCAATCCCTTCGGATTCTCTTATGACTTTACCTTCGGTGTCCCATGGCGATATTGCAAATGGCTGTGGTAATATTGCCAAGGGTCGTTTGGACGCAGTGCCTAATTCTAATAATACT AACGAATTTCGTGAGGCCCAAGGGAATGTTATATTCCAGACACAGAGTACATCCTTCAAAGTTGGCGCTAAAGGCCGTCGCTCTAAGCGTGCACGATCGTCAACTTTGAATCCATGGCTTTTAATGGCTCCCATGTCTAGTACATCTTTTGCAGCCAAGAAGAATTCTGATGccaaaaagggaaaggaaaagaagaggagaaaactATCAGGTGCTGTGGAGTCTAGTTTATTTAAAAAGTGCACACATTGTGAAATAACAGAGACACCACAATGGAGGGAGGGACCATTGGGTCCAAAGACCCTATGCAATGCCTGTGGAGTTCGTTATCGTTCTGGCCGGCTACTCCCAGAGTATCGGCCTGCTGCGAGTCCCACATTTGTTCCATCTTTGCACTCAAACTCTCACAGGAAAGTCATAGAAATGAGGAAAAAAGCAGTTGAGGAGTCTCCCCAATGTGACAGCCACAAGTTTGCTCCTCTGAGTAGTTATTTGTtttga